The proteins below come from a single Zhouia spongiae genomic window:
- a CDS encoding DUF4294 domain-containing protein — translation MKRIIFFILTLSVFCVQAQVEEPADTTRTLYFVDGDSIPVPEIVLEPVYIFQPLKFNDRKERIQYYILRRKTIKVYPYAKLAAERLVQLNERLEQIESKRKRRQYTKRLQKYMEEEFTEELKKLTRTEGQILVKLIHRQTGVTTFDLVKELRSGWRAFWYNTTASMFDISLKEEFHPESVHEDYLIEDILQRAFAVNRIPRQPSVLDYDYATLTNKWANRQ, via the coding sequence ATGAAGAGGATCATATTTTTTATACTAACCCTTTCGGTGTTCTGTGTCCAGGCTCAGGTGGAAGAGCCTGCCGATACTACCCGGACATTATATTTTGTCGACGGAGATTCTATTCCGGTACCGGAAATTGTATTGGAGCCGGTGTATATTTTTCAACCGTTAAAGTTTAATGACAGGAAAGAAAGGATACAGTATTATATATTAAGGAGGAAAACCATCAAGGTATATCCTTATGCCAAGTTGGCGGCAGAACGATTGGTTCAGCTTAATGAGCGCCTTGAGCAAATAGAATCGAAGCGCAAGCGGAGACAATACACAAAGAGACTGCAGAAATATATGGAGGAAGAGTTTACCGAAGAGTTAAAGAAGCTAACAAGGACTGAAGGACAGATTCTGGTAAAGTTAATTCACAGGCAAACGGGGGTAACGACATTTGATCTTGTTAAAGAGCTAAGAAGCGGATGGAGGGCTTTCTGGTATAATACGACGGCCAGTATGTTTGATATATCATTAAAAGAGGAGTTTCATCCGGAATCGGTTCATGAAGATTACCTGATAGAAGATATACTGCAAAGAGCCTTTGCTGTAAACAGGATTCCAAGACAGCCTTCAGTTTTAGATTATGACTATGCAACACTAACTAATAAGTGGGCGAACAGGCAATAA
- a CDS encoding M42 family metallopeptidase, with protein sequence MAKKKIINKKSINFLEKYLNNAAPTGYEWEGQKIWMEYLKPYVDTFITDTYGTAVGVINPDAPFKVVIEGHSDEISWYVNYITDNGLIYVIRNGGSDHQIAPSKVVNIHTKKGIVKGVFGWPAIHTRTNEKEETPKLDNIFIDIGAKDKEEVEKMGVHVGCVITYPDEFFILNDNKFVCRAIDNRAGGFMIAEVARLLHENKVDLPFGLYITNSVQEEIGLRGAEMITQTIKPNVAIVTDVTHDTTTPMINKKKQGLAEIGKGPVISYAPAVQNKLRELIIETAEEKKIPFQRMAASRFTGTDTDAFAYSNGGVASALISLPLRYMHTTVEMVHREDVENVIRLIYESILKIDPNKSFSYFD encoded by the coding sequence ATGGCGAAAAAGAAAATCATCAACAAGAAATCAATCAACTTCTTAGAGAAATATCTAAACAATGCAGCCCCTACAGGATATGAATGGGAGGGTCAAAAAATCTGGATGGAGTATCTGAAACCTTATGTAGACACCTTTATTACCGACACCTACGGAACTGCCGTGGGAGTTATCAATCCTGATGCCCCTTTTAAGGTCGTTATCGAAGGACACTCAGACGAGATTTCATGGTATGTAAATTATATTACCGACAATGGTTTAATATATGTTATCAGGAACGGGGGAAGCGATCATCAGATAGCTCCTTCTAAAGTAGTCAACATACATACAAAGAAAGGTATTGTAAAAGGAGTTTTCGGATGGCCGGCTATCCATACCAGAACTAATGAAAAAGAAGAGACCCCGAAATTAGATAATATCTTTATCGATATAGGAGCAAAAGATAAAGAGGAAGTAGAAAAAATGGGAGTTCATGTTGGTTGCGTGATTACCTATCCTGATGAATTCTTTATTTTAAACGACAATAAGTTTGTATGCCGGGCAATCGATAACAGAGCCGGCGGATTTATGATTGCCGAAGTAGCACGCCTTTTACATGAGAATAAGGTAGATTTGCCTTTTGGCTTATATATTACGAATTCTGTTCAGGAAGAAATCGGGTTAAGGGGAGCTGAAATGATTACACAGACCATAAAACCCAATGTCGCTATTGTTACTGATGTTACCCACGATACTACAACACCAATGATCAATAAGAAAAAACAAGGCCTTGCCGAGATAGGGAAAGGTCCTGTAATTTCTTATGCCCCGGCAGTTCAAAATAAGCTTCGCGAACTTATTATAGAAACAGCTGAAGAAAAGAAAATCCCTTTCCAGCGCATGGCAGCCTCCAGATTTACAGGAACTGATACGGATGCTTTCGCATATAGCAATGGCGGTGTGGCATCTGCCCTTATTTCTTTACCGCTAAGATACATGCATACTACCGTAGAAATGGTTCACAGGGAAGACGTTGAAAATGTTATTAGACTCATCTACGAGTCTATTTTGAAAATCGATCCGAACAAAAGCTTTAGCTATTTTGACTGA
- a CDS encoding NUDIX hydrolase: protein MDEYVDILDDQGNYTGKSILKSEAHKLGLFHPTIHVWLYTNKGEVLIQKRVATKNTFPGLWDVSVAGHISAGESILTSAIREVEEELGLKLEESDLHKIGTHKHTSTHGTIIDAEFHHIYIAELKVPIDTLTLQASEVDAIKLIPLREYTSEINKKHASNHYVVLDEAYCELVFERLQQAIKM from the coding sequence ATGGATGAATATGTAGACATATTAGACGATCAGGGTAATTATACCGGAAAATCGATATTAAAGTCTGAGGCCCATAAACTGGGCCTTTTCCACCCTACCATTCATGTCTGGCTCTATACCAACAAGGGAGAGGTTTTAATCCAGAAGCGCGTTGCTACCAAAAATACATTTCCAGGATTGTGGGATGTATCTGTAGCCGGTCATATTTCGGCAGGAGAATCAATTCTTACCTCTGCGATAAGGGAGGTTGAAGAAGAATTAGGATTAAAACTCGAGGAATCGGATCTTCACAAAATCGGAACACACAAACATACAAGTACCCACGGCACTATTATAGATGCAGAATTTCACCATATATATATAGCTGAATTAAAAGTTCCTATAGATACACTGACTTTGCAAGCATCTGAAGTCGACGCTATAAAATTAATACCTCTTCGGGAATATACCTCTGAGATCAACAAAAAACACGCAAGCAATCACTATGTTGTTTTGGATGAAGCGTATTGCGAATTGGTTTTTGAGCGTTTGCAGCAAGCGATAAAAATGTAA
- a CDS encoding DUF294 nucleotidyltransferase-like domain-containing protein, with protein MKNTIAERVADFLKRYPPFDLLSKEQLIEISGQVRITYLEKDSIVYKQDENGHDQFYVVHKGAVELKREEQDKVKTVDYCDEGDIFGLRPLFANESYAITAIAEEESIVYGIPIDTFKPIVTQNLNIGNFLIESFASNTKDPFSKEYTKKLYADDDVILKNDPEIFDLQPVKYVKKVVWAQPSTIIKEVAQLMNSKKVSSVILKENGVPLGIVTDKDFRNLVATGIVAIDRPVSEIMSSPVLCYPKHTTIAQAQISMMKHNVSHLCITKDGTSNSKVIGIVSDHDIVLMQGNNPSVLMKAIQKANSTKKLKAIHKKIQVLLKGYIRQNIPLTHISKIIFELNDATIKRVIDRTVEKIGEPPVEFAWISLGSQGRKEQLLHTDQDNAIIFEDVPADKSEEVRAYFLLLAKKVTKRLNIIGYEYCNADMMARNPKWTLSLSEWKKQFTKWTSTAGDDEILLCSIFFDYDISYGNSSLTTSLADHIFDITKDNQRFLSMLGVSALRNPSPMGFFRQFLVEKDGEHKDLFDLKKRALMPITDAGRLLILQHRVKNINNTAERFEKLAQLEPENKELYLSCSYVAKSLLKFRTKHGLMHNDSGRYIELAALTKEEKMKLKRCFKIITQVQELIKFRFNLSHFL; from the coding sequence ATGAAAAACACCATAGCTGAAAGAGTCGCAGATTTTTTAAAGCGATACCCCCCCTTCGATTTACTTAGTAAGGAGCAATTGATAGAGATCTCCGGGCAAGTCCGGATTACATATCTCGAAAAAGACAGTATTGTCTACAAACAAGATGAGAACGGGCATGACCAGTTTTATGTAGTACACAAGGGAGCTGTTGAATTGAAACGCGAAGAACAGGATAAGGTTAAGACCGTTGATTATTGTGATGAAGGTGACATCTTTGGCCTGAGACCACTTTTTGCCAATGAGAGCTATGCGATTACTGCTATTGCCGAAGAAGAATCTATTGTATATGGTATACCTATAGACACCTTTAAACCAATTGTAACACAAAACCTGAATATTGGCAACTTTTTAATTGAAAGTTTTGCCTCTAACACCAAAGACCCTTTTTCTAAAGAATACACCAAAAAATTATATGCAGACGACGACGTTATACTGAAAAACGACCCTGAAATATTCGACTTACAACCCGTAAAATATGTAAAGAAAGTTGTCTGGGCCCAACCGTCTACAATTATTAAGGAGGTGGCTCAGTTGATGAACAGTAAAAAAGTAAGTTCTGTCATCCTGAAAGAAAACGGGGTGCCACTGGGGATTGTAACAGATAAAGATTTTAGAAACCTGGTCGCCACCGGTATTGTTGCCATAGATAGACCTGTATCTGAAATAATGTCTTCACCCGTTTTATGCTACCCCAAACACACGACCATCGCTCAGGCACAAATAAGCATGATGAAACATAATGTGAGTCATTTATGCATTACCAAAGACGGTACGTCTAACTCTAAAGTTATAGGAATAGTTTCAGACCACGATATTGTTCTTATGCAAGGGAACAATCCCTCAGTATTGATGAAAGCCATTCAAAAGGCCAACAGTACCAAAAAACTAAAAGCCATACATAAAAAAATTCAGGTACTCTTAAAAGGATATATCCGGCAGAACATTCCTCTTACACACATATCTAAAATAATTTTCGAACTGAACGACGCCACCATTAAAAGGGTTATAGACAGAACCGTCGAGAAAATAGGGGAACCTCCGGTTGAATTTGCATGGATTTCACTGGGAAGCCAGGGAAGAAAAGAACAATTACTCCATACGGATCAGGACAATGCAATCATTTTCGAGGATGTTCCGGCTGATAAATCAGAAGAGGTCAGAGCGTATTTTTTATTGCTGGCCAAAAAAGTAACCAAAAGACTTAATATCATAGGATACGAATATTGCAATGCCGACATGATGGCAAGAAACCCTAAGTGGACCTTAAGTCTGTCGGAATGGAAAAAACAATTTACAAAATGGACCTCCACTGCGGGTGACGATGAAATTCTATTATGCTCTATTTTCTTCGACTACGATATATCTTATGGCAATTCCTCTCTCACTACAAGTCTCGCAGACCATATTTTCGACATTACCAAAGACAATCAGCGCTTTCTTTCGATGCTTGGAGTAAGTGCCCTGAGAAATCCTTCTCCCATGGGATTCTTCAGGCAGTTTCTTGTCGAAAAAGACGGGGAGCACAAAGATTTGTTCGATCTTAAAAAAAGAGCTCTCATGCCTATTACTGACGCAGGGAGGCTTTTAATCCTTCAGCATCGGGTAAAGAACATCAATAACACAGCCGAACGATTCGAGAAGTTGGCGCAACTGGAACCGGAAAACAAAGAGTTATACCTCTCCTGCTCTTATGTAGCCAAGTCGTTATTAAAATTCAGAACAAAACACGGCTTAATGCATAATGACAGTGGACGCTATATAGAGTTGGCAGCACTCACCAAGGAAGAAAAAATGAAGTTAAAACGCTGCTTCAAAATCATCACTCAGGTGCAGGAATTAATTAAATTCAGGTTCAACCTAAGTCATTTCTTATGA
- a CDS encoding 3'-5' exonuclease yields MINWFKKRNRETLPDYWRAYQDLCNQKLPENIKEVRFVILDTETTGFDYKEDRILSIGAITLLNNRIDLSESFEIYIKQDRFNPQTVAIHGIIKNEKVSMLDEEDAMKLFLKYIENAVLVAHHAGFDIGMLNQILKRMALPRLKNKVLDTMILFKATRITSNLIDRDKNYSLDEIAENYNIEVKDRHTAAGDAYITAMAFIRIIGQLNKNGKLTTKDLLKI; encoded by the coding sequence ATGATAAACTGGTTCAAGAAAAGAAACAGGGAAACACTCCCTGATTACTGGCGCGCATACCAGGACCTCTGTAATCAAAAACTTCCTGAAAATATAAAGGAGGTACGCTTTGTAATTTTAGATACGGAAACTACTGGTTTCGATTATAAAGAAGATCGTATTTTAAGCATTGGTGCCATCACATTATTAAACAATCGCATCGATCTTTCAGAAAGTTTCGAGATATATATTAAACAAGATCGCTTTAATCCGCAAACAGTAGCTATTCACGGCATCATTAAAAATGAAAAAGTCAGCATGCTCGATGAAGAAGACGCTATGAAACTTTTCCTGAAATATATCGAAAATGCAGTTTTAGTAGCACATCATGCAGGTTTCGATATAGGGATGCTTAACCAGATATTAAAAAGAATGGCATTACCCAGACTGAAAAACAAAGTACTCGACACTATGATCTTATTCAAGGCTACGCGAATTACTTCTAATCTCATTGACCGGGACAAAAACTACAGCCTGGACGAAATTGCGGAAAATTATAATATAGAAGTCAAAGACCGCCATACAGCAGCAGGTGATGCATATATTACTGCCATGGCTTTTATAAGAATAATAGGCCAGTTAAATAAAAACGGAAAATTAACTACAAAGGATTTACTGAAAATATAA
- the acs gene encoding acetate--CoA ligase: MSNYHIKSFDEYYHVYRKSVREPENFWEEVAEEHFLWRKKWDKVLSWDFNKPEIKWFENAKLNITENCIDRHLHIRSDKTAILWEPNDPNEPAEHITYKDLYHRVNKFANVLKSQGIQKGDRVCIYLPMIPELAVAVLACARIGAIHSVVFAGFSSTALATRINDSTCKMVITSDGSYRGSKSIDLKGIVDAALEDCPGVASVLVVKRIDSEINMKEGRDQWVQPLLDEASDICTPEIMDAEDPLFILYTSGSTGRPKGMLHTTGGYMVYTAYTFKNVFQYREDDVYWCTADVGWITGHSYIIYGPLANGATTVMFEGVPSYPDSGRFWEIVQKHKVNQFYTAPTAIRALAKEDVGLVEKYDLSSLKVLGSVGEPINEEAWHWYDNHVGKKKCPIVDTWWQTETGGIMVSPIPFVTPTKPTYATLPMPGIQPALMDENGEEVKGNQVDGRLCIKFPWPGMARSVWGDHQRFKDTYFSAFENKYFTGDGALRDEVGYYRITGRVDDVIIVSGHNLGTAPIEDAINEHPAVAESAIVGFPHDVKGNALYGYVMLKDIGEYRDRDNLRKEINQQISDKIGPIAKLDKIQFVSGLPKTRSGKIMRRILRKIASKDTANLGDTSTLLNPDVVEKIMEDVLV, encoded by the coding sequence ATGAGTAACTATCACATTAAAAGTTTTGATGAGTATTATCATGTTTACAGAAAATCTGTAAGAGAACCTGAGAACTTCTGGGAAGAGGTAGCTGAAGAACATTTTCTTTGGCGTAAAAAGTGGGATAAGGTTCTTAGCTGGGATTTTAATAAGCCCGAAATTAAATGGTTTGAAAATGCAAAACTGAATATTACAGAAAACTGTATTGACAGGCATTTACATATCAGGTCGGATAAGACAGCAATCTTATGGGAGCCGAATGACCCAAACGAGCCTGCCGAGCATATTACCTACAAAGATTTATACCACCGTGTAAACAAATTTGCTAACGTATTAAAATCTCAGGGAATTCAAAAAGGAGATCGGGTATGTATTTACCTGCCAATGATCCCTGAACTGGCCGTAGCTGTTTTAGCTTGTGCCAGAATCGGTGCTATTCATTCGGTAGTATTTGCAGGGTTTTCTTCTACGGCGCTGGCAACAAGAATTAATGATTCTACTTGTAAAATGGTCATTACTTCCGACGGAAGTTACAGGGGGAGTAAGAGTATAGATCTTAAGGGGATCGTTGATGCAGCTCTTGAAGATTGTCCCGGTGTAGCGTCGGTATTGGTTGTTAAGCGTATCGATTCTGAGATCAATATGAAGGAAGGCAGAGATCAATGGGTACAACCATTATTGGATGAAGCAAGTGATATATGTACTCCTGAGATTATGGATGCAGAAGATCCGTTATTCATTCTCTATACTTCGGGTTCGACGGGAAGACCAAAAGGGATGTTGCATACAACAGGAGGGTATATGGTTTACACCGCCTATACATTTAAAAACGTTTTTCAATACCGGGAAGATGACGTGTATTGGTGTACTGCAGACGTAGGCTGGATAACAGGGCATAGTTATATTATATACGGTCCGTTAGCGAATGGTGCAACGACAGTCATGTTTGAAGGAGTGCCTTCATATCCCGATTCCGGAAGGTTTTGGGAGATCGTTCAAAAGCATAAGGTAAACCAGTTCTACACGGCACCGACTGCCATCAGGGCTTTGGCCAAAGAAGATGTTGGATTGGTAGAAAAATACGATTTATCTTCTTTAAAAGTACTAGGTTCGGTGGGAGAACCGATCAATGAAGAAGCATGGCATTGGTATGATAATCATGTGGGAAAAAAGAAATGCCCGATTGTTGATACCTGGTGGCAGACAGAAACCGGTGGTATCATGGTTTCGCCAATCCCATTTGTGACGCCTACCAAGCCTACCTATGCAACCCTTCCGATGCCTGGTATTCAACCGGCTTTAATGGATGAGAACGGAGAGGAAGTAAAAGGAAATCAGGTAGACGGACGATTGTGTATTAAGTTTCCTTGGCCGGGAATGGCGCGTAGCGTATGGGGAGACCACCAACGTTTTAAAGATACTTATTTTAGCGCATTCGAAAATAAATATTTTACAGGAGACGGTGCATTGAGAGATGAGGTAGGCTATTATCGTATTACCGGCAGGGTTGATGACGTTATTATTGTTTCAGGACATAATTTGGGAACTGCTCCGATTGAAGATGCGATTAACGAACATCCTGCAGTAGCGGAATCTGCCATTGTAGGTTTTCCGCATGACGTTAAAGGAAATGCGTTGTACGGATATGTAATGCTGAAAGACATAGGAGAGTACAGAGACCGGGATAATTTACGAAAAGAGATTAACCAGCAGATTTCCGATAAGATCGGACCTATAGCCAAACTTGATAAGATTCAGTTTGTAAGCGGACTGCCAAAAACAAGAAGTGGTAAGATCATGAGGCGTATACTGAGAAAGATAGCTTCTAAAGACACCGCCAACCTGGGAGACACCTCTACTTTATTAAATCCGGATGTCGTAGAGAAGATCATGGAAGATGTATTAGTATAA